In Vibrio hippocampi, a single genomic region encodes these proteins:
- the mutY gene encoding A/G-specific adenine glycosylase, translating into MTPFARSILDWYQLYGRKELPWQQDKTAYKVWLSEIMLQQTQVATVIPYYHRFLEHFPTVESLANAPQDEVLHLWTGLGYYARARNLHKAAKVVVEQYAGEFPQDLEQMVSLPGVGRSTGAAVLSSVYKLPMTILDGNVKRTLARCFAVEGWPGQKKVENQLWSIAEQHTPNEDTDQYNQAMMDMGAMVCTRSKPKCSLCPVSDLCVANKQGNPLDYPGKKPKKQKPEKETWFVIIKYQQQVFLAQRPPTGIWGGLFCFPESASSDISSSLADLGVREQDICSQQIGIAFRHTFSHYHLDITPFVVTVDRQPTMVMEQSKGLWYNINQPDKVGLAAPVKQLIDTLTRE; encoded by the coding sequence GTGACGCCTTTTGCACGCTCAATATTGGATTGGTACCAATTGTACGGTCGGAAAGAGTTGCCTTGGCAACAAGATAAGACCGCCTACAAGGTATGGCTATCAGAGATTATGCTTCAGCAAACACAGGTAGCAACGGTGATTCCATATTATCATCGCTTCTTGGAACATTTCCCAACTGTTGAATCCTTAGCAAACGCACCGCAAGATGAGGTGCTACATCTTTGGACAGGGTTGGGTTACTACGCTCGAGCAAGAAACTTACATAAAGCTGCAAAGGTAGTAGTCGAGCAGTATGCTGGTGAATTCCCGCAAGATCTTGAGCAGATGGTTTCGCTACCGGGTGTTGGACGCTCGACGGGAGCGGCGGTGTTATCGTCGGTTTACAAGCTTCCTATGACGATCTTAGATGGTAATGTAAAGCGCACTCTAGCACGATGCTTTGCCGTTGAAGGTTGGCCGGGGCAAAAGAAGGTAGAGAACCAATTGTGGTCCATTGCTGAGCAACATACTCCTAATGAAGATACAGACCAATACAACCAAGCTATGATGGACATGGGGGCGATGGTTTGCACGCGCAGTAAACCTAAATGCTCACTGTGCCCGGTATCAGATTTGTGTGTCGCGAATAAACAAGGTAATCCATTAGACTATCCGGGTAAAAAGCCTAAGAAGCAGAAACCAGAAAAAGAGACCTGGTTTGTGATCATCAAATACCAACAGCAGGTATTCTTGGCTCAACGTCCACCGACGGGAATTTGGGGGGGCTTATTTTGCTTTCCTGAGAGTGCATCATCGGATATTTCGTCTTCACTGGCCGACTTGGGAGTGCGGGAACAAGATATTTGCTCACAACAGATTGGGATCGCATTTCGTCATACTTTTAGCCATTACCATTTAGATATCACACCGTTTGTCGTGACTGTCGACAGACAACCCACAATGGTAATGGAACAGTCGAAAGGTCTTTGGTATAACATTAACCAACCCGATAAGGTAGGCTTAGCTGCTCCAGTAAAACAGCTAATCGACACCTTAACACGTGAATAA
- the trmB gene encoding tRNA (guanosine(46)-N7)-methyltransferase TrmB, with the protein MSEVTTNEYTEDGKLIRKVRSFVRREGRLTKGQELAMEACWPTMGIDYQASLLDWEQVFGNNNPVVLEIGFGMGASLVEMAKNAPEKNFIGIEVHSPGVGACLSAARDAGVTNLRVMCHDAVEVFANMIPEGSLSAVQLFFPDPWHKKRHHKRRIVQLDFAEMVRSKLNLDSGIFHMATDWENYAEHMIEVMNQAPGYSNIAEQGDFIPRPEDRPLTKFEARGHRLGHGVWDIKYRRTA; encoded by the coding sequence ATGAGTGAAGTGACCACAAACGAATACACAGAAGATGGCAAACTGATCCGCAAAGTGCGCAGTTTTGTTCGTCGTGAAGGACGACTAACCAAAGGCCAAGAGTTGGCAATGGAAGCGTGTTGGCCAACGATGGGTATCGACTATCAAGCGTCACTGCTAGATTGGGAGCAAGTGTTTGGCAACAACAACCCGGTTGTTCTAGAAATTGGCTTCGGTATGGGTGCCTCATTAGTTGAAATGGCTAAAAATGCGCCTGAGAAAAACTTCATCGGTATTGAAGTACACAGCCCAGGTGTGGGTGCTTGTCTGTCAGCGGCGCGCGATGCTGGTGTTACCAATCTAAGAGTCATGTGCCACGATGCCGTAGAAGTGTTCGCCAACATGATCCCTGAAGGTAGCCTAAGTGCAGTTCAACTCTTCTTCCCTGACCCATGGCACAAGAAACGCCACCACAAGCGCCGCATTGTTCAATTAGACTTTGCAGAGATGGTAAGAAGCAAGCTGAACCTTGATTCGGGTATTTTCCATATGGCAACAGACTGGGAAAACTATGCTGAACATATGATTGAGGTGATGAACCAAGCTCCGGGCTATAGCAATATTGCCGAGCAAGGCGACTTTATTCCTCGTCCAGAAGACCGCCCTCTGACCAAATTTGAAGCTCGTGGTCATAGATTAGGTCACGGTGTATGGGACATCAAATACCGCAGAACCGCTTAA
- the glsB gene encoding glutaminase B: MKPTQSILSQILAEASELLGQGKVADYIPALARVPNNKLGIAVYTNEGEIITAGDAQEAFSIQSISKALSLTLAMMLYKPEEIWKRVGKEPSGQAFNSMIQLEMEQGIPRNPFINAGAIVVADLLQSRLSAPRQRLLEFVRQLSGDAHVVYDKVVAASEMMHSDRNAAIAYLMRSFGNFDNDVIPVLNNYFHACALKMNCVDLAKTFSYLANKGQCVHTKKQVVTATQSKQLNSLLATCGLYDGAGEFAYRVGMPGKSGVGGGIIAVVPGEMTIAVWSPELDKSGNSLAGTRALELLSERIGRSIF, encoded by the coding sequence ATGAAACCAACACAATCGATCTTGTCACAAATCCTTGCCGAAGCCTCTGAGCTTTTGGGACAAGGAAAAGTTGCCGACTATATCCCGGCATTGGCTAGAGTGCCAAACAATAAGCTGGGCATCGCTGTCTACACCAATGAAGGTGAGATCATTACCGCTGGAGATGCTCAAGAGGCTTTCTCTATTCAGTCGATCTCAAAAGCTTTAAGTCTTACTTTGGCGATGATGCTCTACAAGCCCGAGGAGATCTGGAAACGTGTCGGTAAGGAACCATCAGGGCAAGCCTTTAACTCCATGATCCAGTTGGAGATGGAACAAGGTATTCCTCGCAATCCGTTTATCAATGCGGGTGCTATCGTCGTTGCAGACTTACTACAAAGCCGACTGTCCGCCCCAAGGCAGCGCTTGTTAGAGTTTGTACGTCAGTTGTCCGGTGATGCTCATGTGGTTTACGACAAAGTCGTCGCCGCGTCAGAAATGATGCACAGCGATCGCAATGCCGCGATTGCCTATCTTATGCGTTCATTTGGTAATTTCGATAATGATGTCATTCCAGTACTGAACAACTATTTTCATGCGTGTGCGCTCAAGATGAACTGTGTCGATTTGGCTAAAACCTTTAGCTATCTCGCGAACAAAGGTCAGTGTGTTCATACAAAAAAACAGGTTGTTACCGCGACACAAAGCAAGCAATTAAACTCACTGTTAGCAACGTGTGGTCTTTATGATGGTGCTGGTGAATTTGCTTACCGCGTCGGGATGCCAGGTAAGTCTGGGGTAGGTGGCGGTATTATTGCTGTCGTACCGGGGGAAATGACTATCGCCGTTTGGTCTCCTGAATTGGATAAATCGGGCAACTCTCTGGCTGGTACTCGTGCACTAGAGTTGCTGTCAGAGCGTATTGGTCGCTCGATCTTTTAG
- the hemW gene encoding radical SAM family heme chaperone HemW: MLIPPPLSLYIHIPWCVQKCPYCDFNSHAQKGEIPQQAYITALLEDLDQDIEHFELDQSRSLHSIFIGGGTPSLIEPEYIEQLLTQVAQRIPFREGIEITMEANPGTIEAKRFEKYRQVGVTRISIGVQSFQDEKLSRLGRIHGKSEAVAAAELAHIIGLNSFNLDLMHGLPDQSVEDALGDLQRAISLQPPHLSWYQLTIEPNTLFYSKPPVLPDDDDLWDIFEQGHKMLQQAGYVQYETSGYSKPEFQCQHNLNYWRFGDYLGIGCGAHGKLSFADGRIVRTTKVKHPRGYLNMLKPYLSDDVEVAEEDRPFEFFMNRFRLLEPCPRIEFSQRTGLDEGFIADKIEWAINKGYIDQTVSHWQVTEKGRLFLNDLLEGFM, translated from the coding sequence ATGTTAATACCACCGCCACTAAGCTTATACATTCATATCCCTTGGTGTGTGCAGAAGTGCCCTTATTGCGACTTCAACTCTCATGCACAAAAAGGAGAGATCCCACAACAGGCCTATATTACAGCGCTTTTGGAAGATCTTGATCAAGATATTGAACACTTTGAACTCGATCAGAGTCGCTCTTTGCACTCTATTTTTATTGGTGGTGGCACGCCAAGTTTGATTGAGCCGGAATATATCGAACAGCTGTTAACGCAAGTCGCGCAGCGTATCCCTTTCCGTGAAGGGATTGAGATTACGATGGAAGCTAATCCAGGCACCATTGAAGCCAAACGCTTTGAAAAATATCGTCAAGTGGGTGTTACTCGTATCTCCATTGGTGTTCAGAGCTTTCAAGATGAGAAGCTATCTAGGCTAGGACGTATTCACGGCAAGAGCGAGGCAGTCGCTGCTGCCGAGTTGGCTCATATCATAGGGTTAAATAGCTTCAATTTAGACTTGATGCATGGACTACCCGATCAGTCAGTTGAAGACGCGCTTGGTGATTTACAGCGGGCTATCTCGTTGCAACCACCGCATTTGTCTTGGTATCAGTTGACGATTGAGCCTAACACGTTGTTCTACTCAAAGCCGCCAGTGCTGCCGGATGATGATGATTTGTGGGATATCTTCGAGCAAGGGCACAAGATGTTGCAGCAAGCAGGGTACGTGCAATACGAAACATCGGGTTACAGCAAACCGGAGTTTCAATGCCAACATAACCTCAACTATTGGCGTTTTGGCGACTACTTGGGGATTGGCTGTGGGGCGCATGGCAAGCTCAGTTTTGCAGATGGTCGTATTGTAAGAACAACCAAGGTTAAGCATCCTAGAGGTTATCTCAACATGCTTAAGCCGTACCTGAGTGATGACGTTGAGGTGGCAGAAGAAGATAGACCATTTGAGTTCTTTATGAACCGATTTAGACTACTAGAACCTTGTCCTAGAATCGAGTTTTCTCAGCGAACGGGTCTTGATGAAGGCTTCATTGCTGACAAAATTGAGTGGGCTATTAATAAAGGCTACATTGATCAGACCGTAAGTCATTGGCAGGTAACAGAGAAGGGACGTTTGTTTCTTAATGACTTACTTGAAGGGTTTATGTAA
- a CDS encoding XTP/dITP diphosphatase: MNKKIVLATGNQGKVKEMADLLSDFGFEVNAQSEFQVSEVAETGTTFIENAIIKARHAAQATGMPAIADDSGLEVDYLKGAPGIYSARYSGEGATDQRNLEKLLANMQGVPEEQRSARFHCVLVLMRHADDPTPIVCHGKWEGRILTEASGDNGFGYDPIFFVPEDNCSSAQLEPVRKKQLSHRGKALKQLFATVEAQGL; the protein is encoded by the coding sequence ATGAACAAGAAGATTGTGCTAGCCACGGGTAATCAAGGCAAAGTAAAAGAAATGGCAGATCTGCTGTCAGATTTTGGGTTTGAAGTAAATGCACAGAGCGAGTTTCAGGTTTCCGAAGTCGCAGAAACAGGCACAACCTTTATCGAGAACGCGATTATCAAAGCGAGACACGCGGCTCAGGCAACGGGCATGCCAGCGATTGCGGACGATTCAGGGCTCGAGGTTGATTATCTAAAAGGAGCGCCAGGCATTTACTCTGCGCGTTACTCCGGTGAGGGAGCGACCGACCAGCGCAACCTAGAAAAGTTACTTGCGAACATGCAAGGCGTCCCTGAAGAACAGAGAAGCGCTCGTTTTCATTGCGTATTAGTCTTGATGCGTCATGCTGACGATCCAACACCGATTGTTTGTCACGGTAAATGGGAAGGGCGTATCTTAACGGAAGCCAGTGGTGACAATGGCTTTGGGTATGATCCCATATTCTTTGTTCCTGAGGACAACTGCAGTTCCGCTCAACTAGAACCTGTGCGTAAAAAACAATTATCTCATCGCGGTAAAGCGCTTAAACAGCTTTTTGCGACAGTAGAGGCTCAAGGTCTGTAA
- a CDS encoding DUF4426 domain-containing protein — protein MCRLLITFACLLWSFVATAEQFKAIKDIEAHYVVFNSTFLTPKVARAYDLKRNEYTAIVNISLLDRLSVGKPVLAGKVKGTAMNLLGQSKVLEFREVREGNAIYYLAQFSIVNQELYRFTIDVDAGIKGKGQIKFNQTLYAE, from the coding sequence ATGTGTCGCTTATTGATAACATTCGCCTGCTTGTTGTGGTCCTTTGTCGCCACCGCAGAGCAATTCAAAGCCATAAAAGATATAGAAGCGCACTACGTAGTGTTTAACTCCACTTTTTTGACACCCAAGGTGGCAAGAGCCTACGATTTGAAACGTAATGAATACACCGCGATTGTCAATATTAGCTTGTTGGATCGTTTGAGTGTGGGTAAGCCAGTCTTAGCGGGCAAAGTCAAAGGCACTGCTATGAACCTTTTGGGGCAGAGCAAAGTGCTCGAATTTAGAGAAGTTCGTGAAGGCAATGCGATCTACTATTTAGCTCAGTTTTCCATTGTAAACCAAGAGCTATATCGCTTTACCATTGATGTCGATGCCGGAATCAAGGGCAAGGGTCAGATTAAATTTAACCAAACCCTGTATGCAGAATAG
- the yggU gene encoding DUF167 family protein YggU, which translates to MAAVLFDGDDLLLRVYVQPKASRDKLVGEHGEEFKIAITAPPIDGKANSHLSKFLAKQFKVPKGQIVIEKGELGRHKLIRVVAPALIPNEFRALL; encoded by the coding sequence ATGGCAGCAGTGCTATTCGACGGTGATGATTTATTGCTGCGGGTGTACGTTCAACCCAAGGCAAGTCGGGATAAATTGGTAGGAGAACATGGTGAAGAGTTCAAGATCGCCATTACCGCGCCACCGATAGACGGAAAAGCGAATAGTCACCTAAGTAAGTTTCTCGCTAAGCAATTTAAAGTCCCAAAAGGACAAATTGTGATAGAAAAAGGAGAGTTGGGTCGGCATAAACTGATACGCGTCGTCGCGCCAGCGCTGATCCCAAACGAGTTTCGAGCCCTCTTATGA
- a CDS encoding YggT family protein has product MNAMSFLVSTLFDLYIMVVILRIWLQAARADFYNPFSQFIVKSTQPIVGPLRRVIPSIGSIDVATLLFAYVLCVGKFVALFLIASGGSFTFSADFLFFGLLSLLKAAGGLLFWVLLIRAILSWVSQGRSPIEYVFHQLTEPMLAPIRRILPAMGGFDLSVLVLFIVLQFANFLMGDFVGPIWFRL; this is encoded by the coding sequence ATGAACGCTATGAGCTTTTTGGTTTCAACCCTGTTCGACCTCTATATTATGGTCGTGATATTACGAATTTGGCTACAGGCTGCGAGAGCGGATTTCTACAACCCATTCTCGCAGTTTATCGTTAAATCGACTCAACCAATAGTTGGTCCGCTGAGACGTGTGATCCCGTCTATTGGCAGTATTGATGTCGCAACGCTTCTGTTCGCCTATGTGCTTTGTGTCGGCAAGTTTGTTGCGCTTTTTTTGATTGCTTCTGGCGGCAGCTTTACCTTCAGTGCAGACTTTTTATTCTTTGGACTTCTATCTTTGCTCAAGGCTGCCGGAGGCCTGTTATTCTGGGTACTTTTGATTCGTGCTATTTTAAGTTGGGTCAGCCAAGGTCGCAGCCCAATTGAATATGTGTTCCATCAGTTAACGGAACCTATGTTGGCACCAATACGACGCATACTCCCAGCAATGGGTGGCTTTGACCTAAGTGTGTTAGTGCTGTTTATTGTGCTGCAGTTTGCTAACTTTTTGATGGGTGACTTCGTAGGACCGATCTGGTTCCGTTTGTAA
- the proC gene encoding pyrroline-5-carboxylate reductase: MEHRKIAFIGAGNMARSIIAGLVASEYPAEAIIATGPNQDKIDVLHQQYGVNVTTDNLVAVQQADVVVLAVKPQLMEQVISELKAVDVSNKLVISIAAGIAVERLEQMFESKLNIVRVMPNTPSLVSRGMSGLYAKPQLAEVDKQFASQLMQAVGETCWVEQESGINNIIAAAGSAPAYFFLFMEAIQQEAIRSGFDKQTARLLVQQTALGAAEMVVANPDIELDTLRSQVTSKGGTTAEAIRTFEESDIRGIVARSMQAAVNRAQEMEKLF; encoded by the coding sequence ATGGAACATAGAAAAATTGCTTTTATCGGAGCGGGTAATATGGCCCGTTCCATTATCGCGGGTTTGGTCGCGAGCGAGTACCCAGCGGAGGCTATCATTGCAACGGGACCAAATCAGGACAAAATTGACGTGCTTCATCAACAGTATGGCGTCAATGTTACCACGGACAATCTTGTCGCCGTGCAACAAGCTGATGTGGTGGTCTTAGCGGTAAAGCCGCAATTAATGGAACAGGTTATTTCTGAGTTGAAAGCCGTCGATGTTAGCAATAAATTGGTTATCTCTATTGCTGCCGGCATTGCAGTTGAGCGCTTAGAGCAGATGTTCGAATCTAAGCTAAACATTGTGCGTGTGATGCCTAATACTCCTTCTTTGGTCAGCCGAGGTATGAGCGGTCTATATGCTAAACCCCAACTGGCTGAAGTTGATAAGCAATTTGCCTCTCAATTAATGCAAGCTGTGGGTGAAACCTGTTGGGTAGAGCAAGAGTCTGGCATCAATAACATTATTGCCGCTGCGGGAAGCGCTCCAGCGTATTTTTTCTTGTTTATGGAAGCGATACAGCAAGAAGCCATTCGTAGTGGTTTTGATAAACAGACGGCACGATTGTTGGTGCAACAAACTGCGCTAGGTGCTGCTGAAATGGTGGTTGCCAATCCAGATATCGAGCTCGATACGTTGAGATCGCAAGTGACATCAAAAGGCGGCACGACCGCAGAAGCAATCCGTACCTTTGAAGAAAGCGATATCCGTGGCATTGTGGCAAGATCAATGCAGGCTGCGGTAAATCGAGCGCAAGAGATGGAAAAATTATTTTAG
- a CDS encoding YggS family pyridoxal phosphate-dependent enzyme: protein MTHIQQNIHRITTQITQLEQKFARQQGEVQLLAVSKTKPIEMILDAYQADQRSFGENYVQEGVSKVVWFNAHHPEMTIDWHFIGPIQSNKTRQVAEHFDWVHTIDRSKTAQRLNDQRPADMAPLQVLIQVNTSDEESKSGVMKEEVFELAQLISSLPNLTLRGVMSIPANVNDYASQLQAFQALQQIKAQLADKYPSVDTLSMGMSGDMEAAIEAGSTIVRIGTAIFGARDYANKQ, encoded by the coding sequence ATGACTCATATTCAACAAAATATACACCGAATTACCACTCAGATTACACAATTAGAACAAAAGTTTGCTCGACAGCAAGGTGAGGTTCAATTGTTGGCAGTGAGTAAAACCAAACCCATTGAGATGATCTTAGACGCTTATCAAGCGGATCAAAGAAGCTTTGGTGAAAACTACGTACAAGAGGGAGTCTCTAAAGTAGTTTGGTTTAATGCACATCATCCAGAAATGACCATTGATTGGCACTTTATTGGTCCTATTCAGTCAAACAAAACTCGCCAAGTCGCTGAACACTTTGATTGGGTGCATACCATAGATAGAAGTAAAACAGCTCAACGCTTAAATGACCAGCGCCCTGCTGATATGGCACCGCTGCAGGTATTGATTCAGGTGAATACGAGTGATGAAGAAAGTAAGTCAGGGGTGATGAAAGAGGAAGTATTTGAGTTGGCCCAATTGATTTCTTCATTACCAAACCTCACCTTAAGAGGTGTGATGTCGATTCCAGCGAATGTGAATGACTATGCGAGTCAATTGCAAGCATTCCAAGCTTTGCAGCAGATTAAGGCACAACTGGCTGATAAATACCCGAGCGTGGATACGCTTTCTATGGGGATGAGTGGTGATATGGAAGCGGCGATCGAAGCTGGTAGTACCATTGTTAGGATTGGTACTGCGATTTTTGGCGCCAGAGATTACGCAAACAAACAATAA
- a CDS encoding type IV pilus twitching motility protein PilT, with translation MDITELLAFSVKHNASDLHLSAGVSPMVRIDGEVRKLGIPELDHSEVHKLIFDIMTDKQRSEYEQHLETDFSFEVPNVGRFRVNAFNQSRGCSAVFRTIPTEIPSLEQLNAPDKFTEIANLERGLVLVTGPTGSGKSTTLAAMVDHINQHHNKHILTIEDPIEFVHHNKKCLINQREVHRDTHSFQNALRSALREDPDIILVGELRDQETISLALTAAETGHLVFGTLHTSSAAKTIDRIIDVFPGQDKGMVRSMLSESLRAVIAQKLLKRVGGGRVACHEVMIATPAIRNLIREDKVAQMYSIIQTGAANGMQTMEQHAKTLLSQGLVDLEEVNQKIEQNNALF, from the coding sequence ATGGATATCACTGAGTTACTAGCCTTTAGTGTAAAGCATAACGCATCAGATCTACACCTTTCCGCAGGCGTATCTCCCATGGTACGTATTGATGGTGAAGTCCGAAAGCTTGGCATTCCAGAGCTAGACCACTCCGAAGTGCATAAATTGATCTTCGATATCATGACAGATAAGCAGAGAAGCGAGTACGAACAACACCTAGAAACCGACTTCTCATTTGAAGTCCCTAATGTTGGCCGCTTTCGTGTCAATGCATTTAATCAGTCTAGAGGATGCTCAGCGGTGTTCCGTACTATCCCAACGGAAATTCCATCACTGGAACAACTCAACGCACCCGACAAGTTTACTGAAATCGCTAATCTAGAACGAGGGTTAGTTCTGGTGACCGGTCCAACGGGCTCAGGCAAATCAACCACCCTTGCGGCTATGGTTGATCATATAAACCAACACCACAACAAACATATTCTAACGATTGAAGATCCGATTGAATTCGTTCACCACAATAAAAAGTGTCTGATTAACCAACGGGAAGTGCATCGTGATACTCACAGTTTCCAAAATGCGCTCCGTTCAGCACTTCGCGAAGATCCAGATATTATTCTAGTCGGTGAGTTACGAGATCAAGAAACTATTAGCCTAGCACTTACCGCAGCAGAAACTGGGCACCTTGTGTTTGGAACCTTGCACACCAGTTCAGCCGCTAAAACGATTGACCGTATTATTGATGTATTCCCGGGGCAGGATAAAGGGATGGTTCGCTCCATGCTTTCTGAATCGTTAAGAGCGGTGATTGCACAAAAGCTCCTTAAGCGGGTTGGAGGTGGGCGAGTCGCTTGCCATGAAGTCATGATAGCAACGCCAGCGATACGCAACCTTATTCGAGAAGACAAGGTGGCTCAAATGTACTCCATCATACAAACCGGTGCTGCCAATGGCATGCAAACAATGGAGCAACATGCCAAAACATTGCTATCACAAGGACTTGTCGATCTCGAAGAAGTAAACCAGAAAATCGAACAGAACAATGCGTTATTCTAA
- a CDS encoding PilT/PilU family type 4a pilus ATPase, protein MHIDTILKQMLDKKASDLYITVDSPVLHRVDGRLNPEGVVLDESSVYSLLEALMSVEKYQEYRTSKEANFAVVRPFGRFRVSAFFQRELPGAVIRRIETQIPTFEELSLPDPLRSLATAKRGLVLVVGATGSGKSTTMAAMTGYRNQEHSGHILTVEDPIEFVHQHKNCIVTQREVGLDTESYEVALKNSLRQAPDMILIGEIRSRETMEYAMAFAETGHLCMATLHANNASQALERILHLVPKEQKEQFLYDLSSNLKGIIGQQLVRDKEGGGRHGVFEILLNSPRISELIRKGELQEIKPAMSKSRELGMQTFDQALFDLVNNDKITYEEALHSADSPNDLRLMLKLGNSEQAQTQSSPFDNVQIDMS, encoded by the coding sequence ATGCACATAGATACGATTCTAAAACAGATGCTGGATAAGAAAGCGTCTGACCTCTATATCACCGTCGATTCACCGGTTCTTCATCGTGTGGATGGTCGATTAAATCCAGAAGGTGTGGTTCTCGATGAGAGTAGCGTTTATTCGCTCCTAGAAGCTCTTATGAGCGTTGAGAAGTACCAAGAGTACCGGACATCAAAAGAAGCCAATTTCGCTGTCGTACGTCCTTTTGGGCGCTTTCGTGTCAGCGCCTTCTTTCAAAGAGAACTGCCTGGGGCGGTCATACGTCGTATTGAGACCCAAATCCCTACCTTTGAGGAACTGTCTCTCCCTGACCCTCTACGAAGCTTAGCAACAGCGAAACGAGGATTAGTATTAGTTGTCGGAGCAACTGGCTCTGGTAAATCGACAACGATGGCAGCAATGACTGGCTATAGGAACCAAGAGCATTCGGGGCATATCTTAACGGTTGAAGATCCTATTGAGTTTGTTCATCAACACAAGAACTGCATTGTGACACAGAGAGAGGTGGGGCTAGACACGGAAAGTTATGAAGTTGCACTCAAGAACTCATTAAGACAAGCACCGGATATGATTCTCATCGGCGAAATACGCAGCCGTGAAACCATGGAGTATGCAATGGCGTTTGCTGAAACCGGTCACTTGTGTATGGCGACGCTGCACGCCAACAATGCCAGTCAAGCCTTGGAGCGTATCCTGCACCTAGTTCCAAAGGAGCAGAAAGAACAATTTCTTTATGACCTGTCTTCAAACCTGAAAGGAATCATTGGTCAGCAGTTAGTACGTGACAAAGAAGGGGGTGGGCGGCATGGCGTATTCGAGATATTGCTAAATAGCCCGAGGATTTCAGAGTTAATCCGCAAAGGGGAACTGCAAGAGATCAAACCAGCCATGTCGAAGTCACGTGAGTTAGGCATGCAAACTTTCGATCAGGCTCTGTTCGACTTGGTGAATAACGACAAGATCACTTATGAAGAGGCGCTGCACAGTGCCGACTCGCCAAACGATCTCAGATTAATGCTCAAGCTCGGTAATTCCGAACAAGCACAAACGCAAAGCTCACCCTTTGATAATGTTCAGATCGATATGAGCTAG